The following is a genomic window from Chanos chanos chromosome 1, fChaCha1.1, whole genome shotgun sequence.
TCTGACTGGTTAACGCTGGTCATTCCTAGTACCATATGGATTTCTTGATCATAATAtaacaaatacagtgtataaaGTACAGAAAATTTTGATCAAATCAGAAAGGCAGCCATAATCTTCAGATATATTGTGCTCCACCTAGCTTTTGGTGTATGTGCATTAAAATACCTGTAGTGCTGTATCTTCTCCTGTCTGATTGTCTGTTAGACTATTTCCAGAGGTCAACTCCTCCCAGGTGAAGAGCAGAGAGTCAGTGACCTCCCCAAAGGGGTTCAAGTCAATTAACCACACTCGTCCCtggtacagaaacacacatacacttacgtTTGGCTTGGATTAAGCCCATTTTATCTCTGACATGAGGAAGCAGTGTCTTCATTTGTTCTTACCCTGCTGTCTCTGTACACATCCAAGACAACTAAAGGAGAGACCAAAGAAGGCCAGGTGTAAAGGACTAGATACAATACTGCCCCCATAACATACACACTCTTAAAGGGGTAGCATACTACAGTAGTACTAACCTATTAATGTAACGCTAAAGAACAGTTACGGACACTTCATGTACTCTGTCTtgctctcacacagacaaacccatcTAAACGCAAACAGAGACTTACAGTCTTCATCGGGGAACTGGTACTGGATGTGGTCCCTGAAGAACTCTTGTATGGAGGAAGATATGCTAGCCTCCTGTTTGGAGATGTGCtggtagtgctgtgtgtagtcTCTCTGAGAGATTCCTGTGAGAATACAAAACTGCTCTCAGAACAGCTAGTCCACTACACCCCAACATTACAAGAGCCATACACTGCCCCTCTGGTTACAATACTGTCTGACCACAGCACAATACAGTTATATCAGAACAGGCTATTTACAGATTGAAGGCATTGCGACATATGTTTATACAGCTTAGGGTTGTCAGTGATATCAGTTTGAATTTGTTAGTAGATGTCCCTTTCATACCAATTAGTTTGTTCTCCTTCACAAAGCATCGATACTCGCCCCCTGGAATTAGTTCACTCCATTTCCTCAACACCAGCTGGGAACAAGAGCCACAAGAAATGAGGTTGTAAGAAAAAACAACcaatgtttgagtgtgtgtgttatatctgtGATTAAGTTATGTCCTGTACCTCATAATTTATGACTGGATCAGGGGAGTCATCACTGCAATGAATGAACCTGTTGAACAAATCAACACACTGCTAAAATACTACCACAAAGTTCTCTCAGAggaacctctctctctggcataaAAATGCCTCCCAAACTAAACATATGTGCACATATGTGCAACAGAATATGACAAAAAGAACAACTATCACACACAGTgtccacaaacactcacagtcgcctttctttctttttctcctggcCAAATTGTATTACATTCAGAGTCAAGACCAAGGGGTAGTATATCAAATCCTGCtcatttacatgctccctctctcttacacacacacacacacacattccttaaAAACACTGGCATAAATCTGCTCCCTGTCATCACTCTCAGTTACTTTGTTCTGCCGTGTAAGCAaaccaaggagaaaaaaaaaatataaccaTCCACAACAGCACGTAATTGTTATGAGCAAAAACAGGGGGATGAGGGCCAAATGCACAAAGAAAGGATGAAAAGTGAGGCAAAGGTGACCCCTGACATCTACCATGCTGTAGTCTTGGCAGCATTCAGTTGATTAAGGAGTGTTTCTGGTTTTATCCCCTTGCTTTGTGTATGCACTTTCACATATTAATCACATATTTCAACATCCAAACAGTCAAGAATTAACATTTGCAATGAGATATAATGGCACCTAAAACCTCTATGCAGCAAAGTAAGATACTGCAAAAACTACAACATTTCTATcctttgtttgtgttaaagagagTGTATGCTGAGTTATCTTACGGCTGTGTAAGGTCATGTGTGATGAAGTCTGAGCTCTTAAAAAGCAGGAAGATATCACTAAGACTCTGGCACTGCAAAGAACTATTCAGAGCAATCCAGTTTGCATCCTGAAcaggtaagaaagaaagaaagaaagaaagaaagaaagaaagtgagagagagagagagagagagagagagagagagagagagttacttTACAACAGTTACACAACAATTAtgtaacagttaaaataagtacaccacagacacataacAACCACGCTCGttcctcccccctcccactcTGAGTGTCATGTATGCaatgtgctttgtgtgttgctgttgtgaTGAACTCACTCGAGGAGCGCTCCAGTTCAGTTTGGGAAACACACGCCCACCCAGGGCATTTATAGCTTCTTGTACCTTGGAGTTGAATTCTGGGAACTCTGGTGCCTGAAAAGAAAGAGTCATCACAACAGATATCTATATTGTTGGCACTGACATCACTTTGCAATTGACAGAAAAAATATCACGCTGAGAACAtatttcaaagacagaaaacagagctggATTGTTCAATTCTGGCCCTAAATATCTGAGCCACAAGTTTTCGCGCTCTTCTGATTAAGGATTGGTCTCTCTGAGGGGAGCAGAGGTATGTGTAATCATTATACTGCAAACATAATGAGCAGCGACTCTAGATCTGGAAGCTTAATAACTCTGGTATAGAAGTTAAAATAGTAGAATACACTCAGAAAACAATTGTAGATGATATTTCTGTATTCACTGATTTTAAAACAACTGCTGCAATGTAAGTAATACATCAAATGCTTACcgtcactgttgttgttgtctcatCATCAGACCACTGGCATGTTGATAAAAGTACAACATAATTAAAACAACTGCATAAGAGCAAAGAGACACTGCATAACTGAATTATGATAAGTAAAATGTTACCATGCCTACTATATAGAACTAACACGATCAGTGAAATATAATTAAACATCAAATACCTgaatgtcttcttcttcttcagagTCACTGTTGTTGGTGCGTGAGGACTGACTGGTGAGTTCactgtaaaattaaaacagccATCAAATGAAAATTTCAGTTAGATGAAATGATCAACTGATGAGTCAGCACAGCTCAAAACTCACCTTCCTGAGACGACCAGTGTACCATCGTCAAGCAAGTAGTCGATTACATTCTGAGGCAACGGAAGGATCACACTGGAACACACCATTGTTAGTcaactacatatatatatatttcagtaCTGACACGACACGAgacgcacacagagacaaaatacACTATGATATAACAACTGCCGTATCCGTATGGACCCGTGTTTTGTTCACCTTTGCCATGTAATGTTATTGCGCATTTACTTTAGACTCTTTTTGCACATGTTACAAAGCCATGGCTTTAATTAGACAACAGCATTTATGTTCTTGTTCCACCAAATTAGGTCTTTGTCCAATCTCACATACATTAAACAGTGCTTCTGAGTTCGTTCCAAGTAACTGAAATATCTATTACTGACAACAATAcatgttagctagctagcacAGTACACCTCCTCAGTTTTAATGCAGTCTACATCACTAAATTTCCTCAGAACAGCGTGGACCATACGGGAAATTACTTCATAAACAGCTGATCTGACTGCTTTACCTTTTAATCGTATGTTTCTTAAATAATGGGTACCAGACCGAGAACTGACAGTTGACAACCTGCTCCTTCTTCATAATGCTTCAATTACTCCGGAAACGTGTGCAACAGCAAAGTAATATTAGGTAAAACGAGACCCATGTCAATAAGTTCCTATATCGAATTTGAAACGTTAGTAGGTGAAATCTCAATATTTCAGTgcattttgatatttattttattttaaaatattaatatatacatacattattTAGAGAATTGCATATATCCACTTAGGGGGCCAAACTATCACAGCACACCATCTCTCGCCGTACGGGGGAGATATTTTAAGGTGCACAAGTGGGCGGATATTTCAAAGTTAAGACAAATTTTTCATAGGAATTGTAAAATCTTGCGTGTAGGCAAGCACATGTGAGTAGTAACAACTGTTTTTAAGGGTTTGCGAATCTTTAAAAGTATACATACGGATGAGAGACTGTATTTGTAATTTATGGGTCAATAAACCATATTTCCAACGAAGTTATATTTTTCTCTACAAGAATTGCACAAACTATTAGAAACATAATGTGACGACAAATTGTTGCGTTAAACCGCTCGGTTGTATCTGTTAACGATCTTGGCCTATAGAACTCTAGAGCAGCACTTCTGCATGCGGTCTATTAGCTCCCTAATTCTTTGTTGTACGTGCAGAATTAGCGGCGTGGCCCTTGAATGCGGAGTTCACTGACAGACAACTACCCCATAAACAGGCAGGGATGAGTAGTCCAAAAAAATCCACCACGGTACCGCACGTTGTCAAAGAGGAGGTAAGAGTTAGTTACTAATTCAT
Proteins encoded in this region:
- the cdc123 gene encoding translation initiation factor eIF2 assembly protein; its protein translation is MKKEQVVNCQFSVWYPLFKKHTIKSVILPLPQNVIDYLLDDGTLVVSGSELTSQSSRTNNSDSEEEEDIQWSDDETTTTVTAPEFPEFNSKVQEAINALGGRVFPKLNWSAPRDANWIALNSSLQCQSLSDIFLLFKSSDFITHDLTQPFIHCSDDSPDPVINYELVLRKWSELIPGGEYRCFVKENKLIGISQRDYTQHYQHISKQEASISSSIQEFFRDHIQYQFPDEDFVLDVYRDSRGRVWLIDLNPFGEVTDSLLFTWEELTSGNSLTDNQTGEDTALQECPAFRYTTSEVTVQPSPCLSYRIPRDFLDLSTGEDAYKLIDFLKLKKGQQEEESDEEDAGPQS